GTCACGCCCCGCTCGGCTGCCAGTGCCTCGGCCTTGTCGAGTCCGACGCGGGAGAAGTCCAGGCTGACGACGTCGTGGCCCTGCTGCGCGAGCCAGACTCCGTTGCGGCCTTCGCCGTCCCCCAGGCACAGCACGCGGCTGCCCGGCCGCAGGAGCCGCGCCTGCTGCTTCAGGAAGTCGTTGGGACGGTAGCCGAAGACGTGGTTCGGGTGGCCGTAGCGGTCGTCCCAGAACCCGGCCGTCATTCGAACAGGGCCGCGCGGGCGCCGGGACGCTCGGCGAGCAGGTCGCGGGCCTGCTGGGCGACCTTGTGTTCCGCGAGGACCTCGTAGCGTGTGGCCACGGTCTGCTTGGCGGAGTTGAAGTCGCGCTTGCCGCCGCTCATCGCCTGCCCGAGACCGGCGGCGAGCAGGCCGAACAGCATGCCCATGCCGAGACCGACGAAGAGCATCACCATGTCGCCCTGCAGGAACACCATCAGCATGAGGCCGACCATGAGGCCCGTCGTGATGCCGGAGATGAGGCCCTGGCCGAGCACGGAGCCCCAGGTGCGACGCCCCGTGACGCGCTCGAGCAGGCGTAGGTTCGTGCCGACGATCAGCAGGTTCTGCACCGGGAACTTGGAGTCGGCCAGGAAATCGACGGCGGCCTGCGCCTCCTCGTAGGTGGGGTACTCA
The DNA window shown above is from Tessaracoccus defluvii and carries:
- a CDS encoding general stress protein; protein product: MTEPQARMSRLMQLDFPQHVAEYPTYEEAQAAVDFLADSKFPVQNLLIVGTNLRLLERVTGRRTWGSVLGQGLISGITTGLMVGLMLMVFLQGDMVMLFVGLGMGMLFGLLAAGLGQAMSGGKRDFNSAKQTVATRYEVLAEHKVAQQARDLLAERPGARAALFE